CCGCGTGTACCTCCGCCCCGGGAACGGGCAGTGGGAGGTGAACGGCCGCACCCTGGAGGACTACCTCCCCCGCGGCGTCCTGCGCCAGGCGGCGAACCAGCCCTTCGCCGCCACCGACACGCAGGGCCAGTACGACGTCAAGGTGACCGTCGCCGGCGGCGGCCTCCGCGGCCAGGCCGACGCGATCCGCCTGGGCGTCGCCCGTGCGCTGGTCAAGGTCAGCGAGGACAACCGGCCCCGCCTCCGCGTGGAGTCGCTGCTTACCCGCGACCCCCGCGAGGTGGAGCGCAAGAAGCCGGGCCGTCCGGGCGCGCGCAAGCGGTTCCAGTTCTCCAAGCGCTGATCGGGAGCGCGGGGACCGTGGTGCCGACGCGGAGCGATCCGCGCCGGCACCGCCGTTTTCGAATCCCGACACATCCCGCACACCTCCCGACGCCGGGCCCGGTGCCGCCAAGTGCGGTGGGCCCCGGCGGATGACGGTGGTGGACGAACAACCAAACACCCG
This genomic stretch from Longimicrobiaceae bacterium harbors:
- the rpsI gene encoding 30S ribosomal protein S9, producing the protein MATEQIHAIGRRKTSVARVYLRPGNGQWEVNGRTLEDYLPRGVLRQAANQPFAATDTQGQYDVKVTVAGGGLRGQADAIRLGVARALVKVSEDNRPRLRVESLLTRDPREVERKKPGRPGARKRFQFSKR